The DNA window TTGGCAGCTTGCTCACTTTTGTCCTAATATTGTATGCTAAATGGGGTACGTGAAACAAATTCAACAGTTTGGCAGAAAAATATTTTTCTCCTTATCAGCGGTCGTATCTGTATTTATCATAATTCAACTCTGTTTCAGGCTAGGGCATTTTGATTATCCTGCTGATGATTTCAAAACTTATTTCTGGAATAATGCAAATAATATTCAAGAAATTAATTATCCTTTTCAAACACTCGATGGCGAAAAATTTCTAGCCGATGGCAATATTGAAAGATTTGGTTATACACCTCCCCTTTATACCTATTTGGTGGCAGCCATTATTAAATTGGGTGGTGGACTTAGTGCTATATTTTGGGTCAATGTATTTTTATTGGCATTCACCATTTCCATTGCTGCCAAAATATTTAAACTCATTACCCAAAACAAACTCATTATATATCTAAGTCTTTGGATTCTTATCCTCAACCCTTTATTTATCAATATTCCAAGACTTTATTTATCAGAAAGCCTTTTCTCTTTTTTAACAATATCTGCACTGTATATGTTTGTAGTTATGCAAATAACCAAGACCTGGCTTCCTTATATTATTGCATTGGTTTTATTGTTTGCCAGTATTGAAACTCGTACTATCAATTTATATTTAATACCTTTAATTGCAATCTTCTTTTTATTTGTAAAACAAGGAATTTTTCAAAAAATATTTTTGACTTTAATTTCATTTGCAGTATTTTTTATATTGATTTCAAGCACATCCAACTATAACTCCACCTACCTGCGTCGCACGGTGGCTGATGGCCTTAGCCGATTTGAGGGAAACCCCGTTGCTGATAAATTATATAATAGTGTTCGACCGCATCAAGAAAATTGGAAAGCTACTTTTAACGATGAACTTATAACACAAGTTAAAAATAACCCCATTGATTTTTGCAATTTATATATAACAAAGTTTGTAAAAGCTTGGTATGGTACCGATAGTGGGGACGGCGAACTTCTGATATTCCTATTTCAAATTATTCATTTGTGGGCATTTGTGATTTTGCTTATTCTATTTTTGATACGAAAACTCAGAGATCCTAAAATATTTATATTATTACTCGTTATATTATATACGAGTATTATTGCAACAGGCACACTTTCTATTTGTAGGTATATGTCGCCTATTGTGCCTTTGTACGTGTTTTGTACGGTGTGGGTGGTGGGATGGTTTTATGATAAATTATCCTTTCAGCCAAAGCATGACGTGAATATGCAGTAGTTTGCGATAACTAGTAAATAGAAGAGATTAATATATATTATATTGCTCTTTTGTATATAGGCGATGGAATAGATTCTATTAGTCTGAATAGTTGCTCTGTATCTGCAACATCGGTTAAACGCATTTTACCGCCCAATGCTTGCATTTTCAACCCGTGACAATTCGTCACGGGTTCATTTCTTTCTTCTTTAAGACGTTGCTTCAATTTCCTCCAATAGGCCGTTGGGTCTACACTCTCCGTTAAAATACTTATAACATCAACTATAGAAATATACCATTTCTCTTCTACCTCATCCCACAGCGTTCTTACTTTTTTATCTTCAAATATTTTGATAGCATCTTGTTGTTTCATATTGGGTCAATTATTAATGTAATACCAATTCTTAAACTATAATAGTGCTCCGCCTGTGGCTGATTAGTTTTTAGAATGTTATACCAATTCTTAACCTATAATAGTTCTCCGCCTGTGGCGGATTAGGTTTGTAGAATGGTAATGCCGAACTACATCCCGAAAGCATTCGGGATTAGTCCCTTTTTTTTTGACTATTATATATTGAGTGTCGGTATTAATGCCGAACTACATCCCGATAGCCCCGCTTAATCCCGATAATTATCGGGATGCGGGGGGATTAGTCCCTTTCTTTTGGTCTACTATATATTGAGTGTCGGTATAACAAATATAATACTTTTTCAAAAGATAGTTATGAACGATTTATGTCTATGATTTCCAAAGAACAATCTACTGCCCAAGGTTGTGTATTTTCACCAACCTCAATATTTACGATTACCTCCCCCGCCACTTCCAAATCCCCACCAGCATACCCAAGCCATAACAGATATGCAATAATGTATAAGCAGGGATAGTTAGCAATTTTACGAGCATACTATTCTTTTGCGAAAAGGCGAAATAGATATTCAAAAACATATATAATATAAAAGGCGAAATCCAAATGGTAGCCAAAAAACACCCTAACAAAAATGCAAATGGAATTGATATGATATATAATGCAAAAAAGCCTGGTATAATATGGCGGAGTCGCATGCCTGCATTATTCAGTTTTTTAAATACCAAGGGTTTGTATACACCGTATTGATAGTATTGTTTGGCCATTGCTTTATAACTATCACGCACATAATACGAAGATTCTATTTGTGATGACTGGTATATTTTTCCGCCCAGTTTATTGGTGCGATAATTAAATTCATCATCTTGGTTCCGCATCATCTCTTCATCGAAAAATCCAAATTTTTCAAACGCAGATTTATGCCAAAAACCAAAAGGAACAGTTTGAACATAGGCATCAACAGCTTCGGTGCGGAACTCTGTATTACCCACGCCAAACTTGGTACTCATGGCAATAGCTATAGCTTTACCAATATTTGTTTTGCCTTTTGAATATATATAACCACCTACATTATCAGCATGGGTCTTTTGTAAAATTTCATAGCATTTCTCAAAATAATTATCTGGGTACTCGGTATGTGCATCCACTCTTGCTATGTATTCTCCTTTGGCTTGCTTAATTGCTGTATTAAGTGCAAAAGGAACATACTTATTCGGATTGTCAATTAACCGAATATTATGATGGTTGGTACTATATTCCTCAATTATTTTCCGTGTACCATCAGTCGA is part of the Bacteroidota bacterium genome and encodes:
- a CDS encoding glycosyltransferase family 2 protein translates to MLISVICPCYNEEKYIKHILDFFLSAKPDDKELLMVDGMSTDGTRKIIEEYSTNHHNIRLIDNPNKYVPFALNTAIKQAKGEYIARVDAHTEYPDNYFEKCYEILQKTHADNVGGYIYSKGKTNIGKAIAIAMSTKFGVGNTEFRTEAVDAYVQTVPFGFWHKSAFEKFGFFDEEMMRNQDDEFNYRTNKLGGKIYQSSQIESSYYVRDSYKAMAKQYYQYGVYKPLVFKKLNNAGMRLRHIIPGFFALYIISIPFAFLLGCFLATIWISPFILYMFLNIYFAFSQKNSMLVKLLTIPAYTLLHICYGLGMLVGIWKWRGR